The sequence GATAGAATAATAGTTTCCTATTTTACACTTTTAGTTAACAATTTTCCTATTCTAAAAAGACTAAACTTCTTCATTCAATTTATTGATAATTTCCTTTTTTTTAGATTCTGATAATTTGTTGTTTCCATCAACTTTCAAAACATTTTTTAATTCTAAATTTATCAATTCATTTTGATGATTATAATTAACGCATGCTCTACAAATTACAGCATGATAATACAAAATCACTTTTTCTTTAAATGATCTATCTGAAACATCTTTACTAATTATAGCTGTTACTCTTTTACAAGAAAAGAGCAAATAGGGTAAATATTTTCTAAAATTTATCATATTAAATTTCAATACATTTTTTTAAAAGCAATTTTGCTCTATGAATGATTTGCCAATAATTAGACACTGAAACTTCAAGTTCCTGACAAATTTCTTTTGTTTCTTTTTCGGAAAAATATTTATACGATATCGCTAGGTTCCATTTTTCTGGAAGATTATTCAAACATTCTTTCAATTTCAATTCAACAAAACTACTGTTTTCACTTTTACTTGTTGACCAAATTGTATCGTCCAAATTATTAATCCAGAAATTCTCTTCATCGAACATTTTATCAGAAAAAATCTCTCCATTTTTTTCAATAGATAAATAGCTTACTTTACTAGACTTCCTAAAGTGATCTATAATTTTATTATTCAAAATAGTAATTAACCATGTTTTTGGCTTACTTCTGTTTTCAAATTTATCAAAAGATTTAAAACCAGAAATAAATGTCTCTTGCACTAAGTCTTCAGACAGTTCTTTAGAACTTGTCTTAACATAGGCCCAATTGTACAAATCGTCTCCGTAGAGAGCTACCCAGTCTTGAAAAATTAAAGCTTTATCACTCACGCTAAATTATTTTTTATAGTTTTAAACTTTAACTCATAAATAAAAACACCAAAAACAAAGAGATATTCTATAAACAACAGAATTACACTCTCTTTAAAGGATTCTTGACTATATGCAAAATAACTTAAAACTACAAAAAAAGACCAATAAAGCGGATATTTATATTGCGTAAAAACAGCTAATAGTAATAAATTAATAACATACCAAGGATGAATCGTTGTGGAAAGGAAAAAATAAATTGACAAAGCAATCAATCCATTAGAAATAACTCTAGTCATGCTTAAGTTATTTTTATATAGCGAATAAAACAAAATAACTAAAATCGATACTACAGGAATCACTTTACCTATAATACCAATTGTGTTATATCCTTTAACATAGAAACCGATCTCCCTAAAAACATAATACAGACTTGCATTAAATTCAAAATTCACAAACCATAAAGATATTGTTTCAGAATAGTTCGCTATTAAGTCTTTAGAAACAAAAGGCAAAAACAATAAAACATTAAATGAAATTATGACTAAATAGAATAGAACACTTTTTTTGAATCCTAGTTTCTGATAAAAAAAGGGCAGTAATAATAGTGGTAATAATTTAGTAGAAATAGATAATGTAATAAAAAGAGCACTGATTAGCCATTTATTTAAAAAGAAAAAATAGAAACCGAGAAGCAAGAAAAACAACATTACCCCTTCAAAATGTAAATTACCCGTCAGTTCTATAATAACTAATGGATTAAGAAAATATAAAAATATAGTTTTAGGATTTCTATTTAACAATAATAATAATTTCTTTCCAAAAAAGTAAATTCCTAGATCTGCAAACAATACTATCAATTTTAGAACAAATGCAGCGAAAAAGATAGATTTCGATGCAAAAAAAGCCGCAATCGCAAAGAAAAATTGATTAATTGGTGGATAATTAGAATAATGAGAAGCACTCAAATTCCCCATTGCATCATATAGTTCTTTAGATTGAGCAATAGGAACAGTATCAATTATATCATTTGGTAAAAATGCATAGGGACTTATCCCAGACAAAATGAGTCTTCCATCCCAAATGAATCGATAAAAATCCTGAGACCAAAACGGCAAACAAAAAAGAAGTACCAAACGGAATAAAGAACCAATTGCAAAAAGTTGATTCTCCTTAAACTCCTGAGACTTATAAATAAAACAAAAAGAAACAAAAGCTAGAGAATACAAAAAGAATAAGACATTAAAACTATCTCTTGGCACAAAATAACCTAGAACAACATAAGCAACAAAAGAGATCAGTATAAGTACTATTCCTTTATATTTTATATTTAAAAAACTCAAAATTAAGTTGACTTAAATGATTTGACAAAAACATAGCCATAGCCAATTAAAAGCATTAAATGAAATGGAAACAATCCGAAATCATTCAAAACAAAAGCACTATATATTCCAAAAGAGAAATAACAAACTAACAAACCTTCAATAATAGTATTTTTAGAAATTTTTCTAGATATATAAACATTATCCTTCCATTTGTCTTTTAGTGTTTCAATATTAAATTTAGGAGTTCTTACGAATTCACTTTTTTTACCAAGCAATCCTTCTAAAACAGCAATAGAATTTTGAAACGAAAAACCCATAGCAATAGAATAAAACGTAAAAAACATGGAAGTGTATTTTAAGAAATTTTTAATTCCACCACCGTGTAAACTTTTATAAGTATACCAATAACAAATAAAAAATATCAAAGAAGTAAGCACAAAAAAAGCCATTATATT is a genomic window of Flavobacterium jumunjinense containing:
- a CDS encoding sigma-70 family RNA polymerase sigma factor — encoded protein: MSDKALIFQDWVALYGDDLYNWAYVKTSSKELSEDLVQETFISGFKSFDKFENRSKPKTWLITILNNKIIDHFRKSSKVSYLSIEKNGEIFSDKMFDEENFWINNLDDTIWSTSKSENSSFVELKLKECLNNLPEKWNLAISYKYFSEKETKEICQELEVSVSNYWQIIHRAKLLLKKCIEI
- the mptB gene encoding polyprenol phosphomannose-dependent alpha 1,6 mannosyltransferase MptB; its protein translation is MSFLNIKYKGIVLILISFVAYVVLGYFVPRDSFNVLFFLYSLAFVSFCFIYKSQEFKENQLFAIGSLFRLVLLFCLPFWSQDFYRFIWDGRLILSGISPYAFLPNDIIDTVPIAQSKELYDAMGNLSASHYSNYPPINQFFFAIAAFFASKSIFFAAFVLKLIVLFADLGIYFFGKKLLLLLNRNPKTIFLYFLNPLVIIELTGNLHFEGVMLFFLLLGFYFFFLNKWLISALFITLSISTKLLPLLLLPFFYQKLGFKKSVLFYLVIISFNVLLFLPFVSKDLIANYSETISLWFVNFEFNASLYYVFREIGFYVKGYNTIGIIGKVIPVVSILVILFYSLYKNNLSMTRVISNGLIALSIYFFLSTTIHPWYVINLLLLAVFTQYKYPLYWSFFVVLSYFAYSQESFKESVILLFIEYLFVFGVFIYELKFKTIKNNLA